A genomic segment from Carcharodon carcharias isolate sCarCar2 chromosome 27 unlocalized genomic scaffold, sCarCar2.pri SUPER_27_unloc_5, whole genome shotgun sequence encodes:
- the LOC121273946 gene encoding gastrula zinc finger protein XlCGF8.2DB-like, which produces MEKPWKCTDCGKGFNYPSQLESHRRTHTGERPFTCSQCGKGFSDSSSLQTHQRVHTGERPFTCTECGKGFTDSSNLQRHRRIHSGARPFTCSECGKGFSDSSSLLTHQRVHSGEKPFICSECGKGFAQSANLLAHQRVHTGERPFTCSVCGKGFTQSSNLLTHQRLHTGESPFICSMCGTGFSDPSTLQTHWQVHAGERPFTCTECGKGFAHSSHLLKHQRIHTGERPFTCSECGKGFTQLSNLLTHRRVHTGERPFTCPVCGKGFTQLSSLLTHRRIHTGERPFTCSVCGNGFSDSSTLRKHRLVHTGERPFTCTVCGKGFTCSSNLLRHHGNHTD; this is translated from the coding sequence atggagaaaccgtggaaatgtacggactgtgggaagggattcaattaccCATCCCAGCTGGAATCTCATCGACGcactcacaccggggagagaccgttcacctgctctcagtgtgggaagggattcagtgattcatccagcctgcagacacaccagcgagttcacacaggggagaggccattcacctgcacggagtgtgggaagggattcactgattcGTCCAACCTGCAGAGGCACCGCCGAATCCATTCTGGGgcgaggccattcacctgctctgagtgtgggaaagggtTCAGTGATTCATCCAGCCTGCTGACCCACCAGCGCGTTCACTCCGGGGAGAAGCCTTTtatctgctctgagtgtgggaagggattcgctcaGTCAGCCAACCTGCTggcacaccagcgggttcacactggggagaggcccttcacctgctccgtgtgtggaaagggattcactcaatcatccaacctgctgacccACCAGCgtcttcacactggggagagcccattcatctgctccatgtgtgggactGGATTCAGCGATCCATCCACCCTGCAGACTCACTGGCAGGTTCAtgccggggagaggccgttcacctgcaccGAGTGCGGGAAAGGATTTGCTCATTCTTCCCATCTCTTGAaacaccagcgcattcacaccggggagaggccgttcacctgctccgagtgcggGAAGGGGTTCACTCAGTTGTCCAACCTGCTGACCCACCGGCGagtccacaccggggagaggccgttcacctgccccGTGTGCGGGAAGGGGTTCACTCAGTTGTCGAGTCTGCTGACCCACCGGcgcattcacaccggggagaggccgttcacctgctccgtgtgtgggaacgGGTTCAGTGACTCGTCCACCCTGCGGAAACACCGGCTcgtccacaccggggagaggcccttcacctgcaccgtgtgtgggaagggtttcacttgttcatccaacctgctgagacaccacgGAAATCATACTGACTAG
- the LOC121273944 gene encoding zinc finger protein 229-like translates to MEKPWKCADCGKGFNYPSQLESHRRTHTGERPFTCSQCGKGFSDSSSLQTHQRVHTGERPFTCSECGKGFTDSSNLQRHRRIHSGPRPFTCSECGKGFTGSSSLLTHQRLHTGESPFICSMCGTGFSDPSTLQTHWQVHAGERPFTCTECGKGFAHSSDLLRHQRVHTGERPFTCFECGTGFTQLSNLLRHQRVHTGERPFTCPECGKGFTQLSSLLTHRRIHTGERPFTCSVCGNGFSDSSTLRKHRLIHTGERPFTCTVCGKGFTRSSSLLTHQGSHTGERPFTCPKCGKGFTQLSSLLTHRRIHTGERPFTCSVCGNGFSDSSTLRKHRLVHTGERPFTCSVCGNGFTQSSTLRKHRLVHSGEGPFTCSECGKGFACSSKLLRHHRSHTN, encoded by the coding sequence atggagaaaccgtggaaatgtgcggactgtgggaagggattcaattaccCATCCCAGCTGGAATCTCATCGACGcactcacaccggggagagaccgttcacctgctctcagtgtgggaagggattcagtgattcatccagcctgcagacacaccagcgggttcatacaggggagaggccattcacctgctcggagtgtgggaagggattcactgattcGTCCAACCTGCAGAGGCATCGCCGAATCCATTCTGGGccgaggccattcacctgctctgagtgcggGAAGGGGTTCACTGGTTCTTCCAGCCTGCTGACCCACCAGCgtcttcacactggggagagcccCTTcatctgctccatgtgtgggactGGATTCAGCGATCCATCCACCCTGCAGACTCACTGGCAGGTTCAcgccggggagaggccgttcacttgcactgagtgtgggaaaggatttgcTCATTCCTCTGACctcctgagacaccagcgagttcacaccggggagaggccattcacctgcttcgAGTGTGGGACGGGATTCACTCAGCTGTCcaacctgctgaggcaccagcgagtccacaccggggagaggccgttcacctgccccgagtgcgggaagggattcactcagttgtcGAGTCTGCTGACCCACCGGcgcattcacaccggggagaggccattcacctgctccgtgtgcgGGAACGGGTTCAGTGACTCATCCACCCTGCGGAAACACCGGCTCatccacaccggggagaggcccttcacctgcaccgtgtgtgggaaggggttcactCGGTCATCCAGCCTGCTGACCCACCAGGgcagtcacaccggggagaggccgttcacctgccccaagtgcgggaagggattcactcagttgtcGAGTCTGCTGACGCACAGACGCatccacaccggggagaggccgttcacctgctccgtgtgcgGGAACGGGTTCAGTGACTCGTCCACGCTGCGGAAGCACCGGCTcgtccacaccggggagaggcccttcacctgctccgtgtgtgggaatgGATTCACTCAGTCGTCCACCCTGAGGAAACACCGGCTCGTCCACAGCGGGGAGGGGCCGTTCACCTGCTcggagtgtgggaaggggttcgCTTGCTCTTCCAAGCTGCTGAGACACCACAGAAGCCACACCAATTAG